The following coding sequences are from one Lolium rigidum isolate FL_2022 chromosome 6, APGP_CSIRO_Lrig_0.1, whole genome shotgun sequence window:
- the LOC124659216 gene encoding uncharacterized protein LOC124659216 isoform X3, which produces MLLHSTSPASCCLLRGRDSWGLPGSYQNPGIYLGVTPAAGMASTMKLQRHGVVWRLEGFLDINKGTISRKKTLPFRLADVEEGLHGTWQHCHGPRSAAPDSSSSCYCQRQHGAISGVIQEKDEAKRRRTCCCSPPPAMTMPGTGCHDREDRTHQHDSQSSRSLARNVGRATLVW; this is translated from the exons ATGCTGCTGCATTCCACCTCCCCAGCCAGCTGTTGCTTA CTCCGTGGCCGCGACTCCTGGGGCCTGCCTGGTTCGTATCAAAACCCGGGAATCTACCTCGGTGTCACTCCGGCTGCTGGCATGGCTTCAACAATGAAACTGCAGCGGCATGGCGTTGTTTGGCGACTCGAAGGATTCCTTGATATCAACAAGGGCACGATAAGTAGGAAAAAGACGTTGCCTTTCCGGTTGGCA GATGTTGAAGAAGGACTACATGGAACTTGGCAGCACTGCCATGGACCTCGTTCTGCAGCACCGGACTCCTCGAGCTCCTGCTACTGCCAGCGTCAACACGGAGCAATATCTGGTGTCATCCAGGAGAAGGACGAGGCGAAAAGGAGGCGGACCTGCTGCTGCTCTCCTCCGCCGGCAATGACGATGCCAGGGACGGGCTGCCACGACAGGGAGGATCGAACACATCAACATGATAGTCAG AGCAGTAGGAGTTTGGCAAGGAATGTGGGGAGAGCTACACTGGTCTGGTGA
- the LOC124659216 gene encoding uncharacterized protein LOC124659216 isoform X2 has translation MLLHSTSPASCCLLRGRDSWGLPGSYQNPGIYLGVTPAAGMASTMKLQRHGVVWRLEGFLDINKGTISRKKTLPFRLADVEEGLHGTWQHCHGPRSAAPDSSSSCYCQRQHGAISGVIQEKDEAKRRRTCCCSPPPAMTMPGTGCHDREDRTHQHDSQFYISVPPHSPYSLSSLSAS, from the exons ATGCTGCTGCATTCCACCTCCCCAGCCAGCTGTTGCTTA CTCCGTGGCCGCGACTCCTGGGGCCTGCCTGGTTCGTATCAAAACCCGGGAATCTACCTCGGTGTCACTCCGGCTGCTGGCATGGCTTCAACAATGAAACTGCAGCGGCATGGCGTTGTTTGGCGACTCGAAGGATTCCTTGATATCAACAAGGGCACGATAAGTAGGAAAAAGACGTTGCCTTTCCGGTTGGCA GATGTTGAAGAAGGACTACATGGAACTTGGCAGCACTGCCATGGACCTCGTTCTGCAGCACCGGACTCCTCGAGCTCCTGCTACTGCCAGCGTCAACACGGAGCAATATCTGGTGTCATCCAGGAGAAGGACGAGGCGAAAAGGAGGCGGACCTGCTGCTGCTCTCCTCCGCCGGCAATGACGATGCCAGGGACGGGCTGCCACGACAGGGAGGATCGAACACATCAACATGATAGTCAG TTCTATATTTCAGTTCCGCCCCACTCGCCGTACAGCTTGTCGTCCCTCTCGGCCTCCTAG
- the LOC124659216 gene encoding uncharacterized protein LOC124659216 isoform X1 — protein sequence MLLHSTSPASCCLLRGRDSWGLPGSYQNPGIYLGVTPAAGMASTMKLQRHGVVWRLEGFLDINKGTISRKKTLPFRLADVEEGLHGTWQHCHGPRSAAPDSSSSCYCQRQHGAISGVIQEKDEAKRRRTCCCSPPPAMTMPGTGCHDREDRTHQHDSQVCFLVILYLIFFYASVSCIIRITV from the exons ATGCTGCTGCATTCCACCTCCCCAGCCAGCTGTTGCTTA CTCCGTGGCCGCGACTCCTGGGGCCTGCCTGGTTCGTATCAAAACCCGGGAATCTACCTCGGTGTCACTCCGGCTGCTGGCATGGCTTCAACAATGAAACTGCAGCGGCATGGCGTTGTTTGGCGACTCGAAGGATTCCTTGATATCAACAAGGGCACGATAAGTAGGAAAAAGACGTTGCCTTTCCGGTTGGCA GATGTTGAAGAAGGACTACATGGAACTTGGCAGCACTGCCATGGACCTCGTTCTGCAGCACCGGACTCCTCGAGCTCCTGCTACTGCCAGCGTCAACACGGAGCAATATCTGGTGTCATCCAGGAGAAGGACGAGGCGAAAAGGAGGCGGACCTGCTGCTGCTCTCCTCCGCCGGCAATGACGATGCCAGGGACGGGCTGCCACGACAGGGAGGATCGAACACATCAACATGATAGTCAGGTCTGCTTCTTGGTGATCTTGTACCTAATTTTTTTCTATGCATCTGTGAGTTGTATTATACGTATTACAGTCTGA